Below is a genomic region from Catenuloplanes atrovinosus.
TCGTAGACGAGGGTGGTGCGCAGTTCGGCCACCGCCCGGTGGGCGGCCAGACGGTCCAGCACCAGCGAGTCCAACGCCCCCGTCCCCGGCACCGCCACGTGCACCAGGAAATCGTCCCCGCCGGCGGTGTGGAAGGCGGCCAGCGTCTCCGGCAGGGACAGGGCCAGGGAGCGGAACTCGTCCACCGCGGCCCGGGTCTTGGGTGACAGGCGGACGCCGATGATGGCCTGCACGGGGCGGCCGATGGCGGGCAGGTCGACCTCGGTGTGGTGGCCGGTGATGATGCCGTCGGCGTGCAGCAGGCGGACGCGTTCCAGGCAGGTGGACTCCGCCGTACCGATGATCCGGGCCAGCTCGCGGTTGGTCTGGCGGGCGTTGCGCTGGAGTTCCGCGAGCAGGCGCCGGTTCACCGTATCGAAATTCGGCACAAAATAGGACTATACCGAGGTGGCGGTGCCGTCCACCTCGATGTCGTCGACCTTGACGTTGACGGCGGAGACGGTGAGGCCGTACTTCTCGACCGCCTCGATGACGGCGACCCGGACGGCCTCGGTGACGTCGGCGACGACGGAGCCGGCCTCGATCACGAGCACCACGTTGATCTCGGCGGCGGTGCCGGTGATCTTCGCGTTGACGCCGCGGGTGGCGTCGCCGACCTTGTCCAGGCCGACCCGGTCGAAGACGGTGTTGAAGAAGCGTGCCACGTCGCCGCCGAGGTCGGTCACGCCGGGCACGGCGCGGGCGGCCGCGGCCGCGATCTTCTCGACGACCTCGTCGTCCACGCTGGTCGTGCCCCGCGTGGCCCCGTTGTCCGCAACGTCGGTCATTGTGTGTATCTCCCCTGGTCCGAAAAGTCCCGGGGCAGCCTACAAGGACCGGTCAGATCTCGTCGATCAGGTCGGCGACGGAGTTGACCACTCGCGACGGACGGTACGGATAGCGGTCCGCCTCCGCCTCGTCCGAGATCCCGGAGAGGACCAGGATGGTGTGCAGGCCCGCCTCCAGGCCGCACAGCACGTCGGTGTCCATCCGGTCGCCGATCATCGCGGTGGTCTCCGAGTGCGCCTCGATGGTGTTCAGCGCGGAGCGCATCATCATCGGGTTCGGCTTGCCCACGAAGTACGGGTCCACACCGGTCGCCTTCGAGATCATCGCGGCGACCGAGCCGGCGGCGGGCAGCGCGCCCTCCACGGACGGGCCGGTCGGGTCCGGGTTCGTGCAGATGAACTTGGCGCCGTCGTTGATCAGGCGCACCGCCTTGGTGATGGCCTCGAAGCTGTACGTCCGGGTCTCGCCGAGCACCACGTAGTCCGGGTCGTAGTCGGACAGGATGTAGCCGACCGCGTGCATGGCCGTGGTCAGCCCGGCCTCGCCGATCACGTACGCCGTACCGCCGGGACGCTGGTCGGACAGGAACTGCGCGGTGGCCAGCGCGGCCGTCCAGATCGCGCTCTCCGGCACCTCGAAGCCCATCCGGGACAGCCGGGCGTGCAGGTCGCGGGGCGTGTAGATGGAGTTGTTGGTCAGGATCAGGAACGGCTTGCCGGACGACCGGAGCCGGTTGATGAACTCGGGCGCGCCGGGCACGGGCAACCCCTCGTGCACCAGCACACCGTCCATGTCGGTCAGCCAGCTCTCCACGGGCTTGCGCTCCGCGCCCATCTGCCTCTCCCTCGGGAAGATCACACCACGGAAGCTCATCGAGCCGGACGCGCCGGCGGCTTGCAGCAGTCCACCGCACAGTAGTCCCAGACCGGAATGCTGCCCAGCCGCCGCCCCGGCGCCGACGCGCAGACCGGCTCCGGCGCGGTGAACGGCGCGCGCGGGCCGTCGGACGGCGGCTCGGACAGTCGCTCGGTCACCAGCTCGCGGACCATCGTGACGTAGCGCGGATCGTGCCCGGGCGTGCCGGCGCGCGCGTAGCCCAGCCCCAGCTCGGCGGCGGTGTCGCTGGCCTCGTTGTCCAGGTCCCAGATCACCTCGAGGTGGTCGGAGACGAACCCGATCGGGCTGACCGCCACGTCCGTCACGCCCTTCTCGGCGAGCGCGGTGAGGTGGTCGTTGATGTCCGGCTCCAGCCACGGCACCTGCGGCGGGCCGGACCGGCTCTGCCACACCAGGTCCCACGGCACGTCCGTGCCGGCCGCGGCGGCGACCAGCGCGGCGGTCTCCTGGAGCTGCGCCTCGTACCGTCCGCCGGTCGGGCCCGCGGTGGCGGCCATCGAGTTCGGGATGGAGTGCGCGGTGAAGACGATCCGGGTGGAGTCGCGGCGCGCCGGGTCGAGCCGGCCGAGCGCGTCGCGCAGCGCGTCCGCGTGCGGCTCGACGAAGCCGGGGTGGTCCCAGAACTGGCGCAGCTTGTGCACCTGCGGCGCGCCGTCGCCCACCACGGCCTGCGCCTTGGAGATGTCCTCCCAGTACTGCCGGCAGGACGAGTAACCGCCGTACGCGCTGGTCGCGAAGCCGAGCGCGGTGCGGATGCCGTCCGCCTTCATCCGGGCGAGCGTGTCCGCCATCATCGGATGCCAGTTCCGGTTGCCCCAGTAGACCGGCAGGTCCACCCCGTTCGCCGCGAAGTCCGCCTTGATCGCGGCGATCAGGTCGCGGCACTGCTGATTGATCGGGGAGACGCCGCCGAAGTGCAGATAGTGCTCGGCGACCTCGAGCAGCCGCTCACGCGGCACCCCACGGCCGCGCACCACGTTCTCCAGGAACGGCATCACATCATCGGGGCCCTCGGGCCCGCCGAACGACATCACCAGCAACGCGTCGTAACCCACGGCCCCAGTCTGCCCGCTCCACGCGGACCGCGAGGCGTCAGCCCCCTGGAAACGCGACCAACACAACACCAAATCATCAGCGGGTACGGGTACCCGTACCCGCTGACGCGGTGTGGGGTCTCAGGCCCCGATGGCGTGGTAGCCGCCGTCGACGTGCACGATCTCACCGGTGGTGGCCGGGAACCAGTCGGAGAGCAGCGCCAGGATCGCCTTCGCGGCCGGCTCCGTGTCGTAGAGGTCCCACTTGATCGGGGCCCGCTTGGTCCACTCGTCCTCGAACTGATCGAAGCCCGGGATCGACTTGGCCGCCATCGTGCGCAGCGGGCCGGCCGAGACCAGGTTGCTGCGGATGCCCTCCTTGCCGAGGTGCAGCGCCAGGTAGCGGTTCGCCGACTCCAGGCCCGCCTTCGCGACGCCCATCCAGTCGTAGACCGGCCAGGCCACGGTCGCGTCGAAGGTCAGCCCGACGATGCCGGAGCCCGGGCCCATCAGCGGCTGGCAGGCCTTGGCGAGCGCCGGGTACGAGTACGTGGAGACCTGCACGGCCGTGGCCACGTCCTCCCACGGCGCGTCCATGAACCCGCCGCCGAGGCAGCTCTGCGGCGCGAAGCCGATCGAGTGCACCACGCCGTCCAGGCCGTCGACGTGCTCGCGGACCTTGTCCGCCAGCCCGGCCAGGTGCTCGGAGTTCGACACGTCCAGCTCGATGACCGGCACCGGCTTGGGCAGGCGCTTCGCGGTGCGCTCCACCAGCGAGAGCCGGCCGAAGCCGGTGAGCACGACCTCGGCGCCGGCCTCCTGCGCGAGCTTCGCCGTGGAGAACGCGATCGACTGATCGGTGAGCACGCCGGTGATCAGCAGGCGCTTGCCCTCAAGCAATCCAGACACTGTTCTTTATCCCTCTAGGTGAGTAACTCTCAGTGACCCATGCCCATGCCGCCGTCGACCGGGATGACCGCGCCGGTGACGTAGACCGCGCCGTCGCCGGCGAGCCAGGTCACCACGGACGCGACCTCCTCCGGCGTCGCCATCCGGCCGAGCGGGATCTGCTTGCGGATCTCCGCCTTGCGCTCGTCGGAGAGCACGTCCGTCATCGCGGTGTCGATGAAGCCGGGCGCCACCACGTTCGCCGTGATGTTGCGGGAGGCGAGCTCGCGGGCGATCGAGCGGGCGACGCCGACCAGGCCCGCCTTGCTGGCCGCGTAGTTGACCTGGCCCGGGTTGCCGGACAGCCCGACCACCGAGGAAATGAAGATCATGCGACCCCAGCGGGCGCGGACCATCTTCGGCGTGGCGCGCTTCGCCACCCGGAACGCGCCGGTCAGGTTCGTCTCGACCACGTCGGTGAACTGCTCGTCCGTCATCCGCAGCAGCAGCGTGTCCGCGGTCATGCCCGCGTTCGCCACCAGCACCTCGACCGGGCCGAGCTTCTCCTCGACCTCGGTGAACGCGGCGTCGATCGAGGCCGGGTCCGTCATGTCGCACTGGACGCCGAACAGGTCGCCGTCCGGGGCACCGGTCCCCCGGTGGGTGATCGCGACCCGGTCGCCCTGCTTGGCGAAGGCCTGAGCGATGGCCAGGCCGATCCCGCGGTTGCCTCCGGTCACCAGCACCGTGCGCGCCACGGTCACTCCCTCTGTCGGCCTGCCGGCTGGCAGGCGGTCGGGGGTGAGCCTAGGCGCTACCGATTGGTAAACGGTAACCATCGGTGCCGGTGAGGCGAGTCATACCAGGGTATGAGTTCCGCAGGGGCACGACGCGGGCCGGGTGGGCGCCGTAGCCTGCTCAGATGCTGAGGAGCACCCCGTGGCGCGATCTCGGCCGCCTGCTCGGCGGCCCCGACGTCCCGGCGCCGCCGCCGCGCCCGGGCACGTTCCGCCACCGGGCGCGGCCGTTCGCGGTGCTGCTGCTGGTCCTGCTGGTGGGCGCCGGCACCGCGGCCGGCGCGGCGTACATCCAGTCGGAGCGCGCCGTCTCGGTCGAGCAGTCGATCATCGTGGCCGCGCCCGGCGTGCTGCCGCTGCTGCTGGTGTTCCGGCGTCCGCTGATCGCCTGGCGGCTGACGTACGCGGCGATGTTCGCCGGCGCGCTCTGGAAGAACCCGGCCGAGGACTGGCCGTGGCACCCGGTGCAGAGCATCGTGACGCTGCTGGTGTTCGCGGTCGTCGCGTCCCGGGTCAAGGCCGGCATGGTGTTCTGGATCGGGCTGCTCGCGCTGCTCCCGATCGGCACGTTCACCGGCGACCAGGCCTGGCCCGGCGTGTGGCTGCTCTATCTGGTCGCGCTGGTCCTGGGCGACCAGGTCCGGCGGCGCACCCGCGCGGAGCAGAGCCTGGAGGCGCAGGAGGAGATCACCGACCTGGCCCGGGCGCAGCGCGCGGTGCTGGAGGAGCGGGCCCGGATCGCGCGCGAGATGCACGACGTGGTCGCCCACCACATGTCCATGATCGCGGTGCGGGCGGAGACCGCGCCGTACCGGCTGGCCGAGCTCTCCGACCCGGCCAAGGAGGAGTTCGCCGCGATCGCCGGCGCGGCCCGGGAGACGCTGGCCGACATGCGCCGCCTGCTCGGCGTGCTGCGCACCAGCCGGGAGGAGGACCCGCAGCTCGCGCCGCAGCCGACGCTGGCGGACCTGCCCGCGCTGATCACGGCCGCGTCCGAGGCGGGCATGCCGGTCACGCTGGAGATGGACGAGATAGAGCCGGCGCCGCCCGAGCCGGTGTCGCTGGCCGCGTACCGGATCGTGCAGGAGGCGGTGGCGAACGCGGGCCGGCACGCGCCGGGCGCGGTGGTGCGGGTGACCGTGCGGGTGGAGGAGCAGACCCTGCACGTGACGGTGGCGAACGGGGCGGTGCCGGCCACCGCGGACCCCGGGCCGCGCGTGATCGGCGGGACCGGGCACGGTTTGATGGGGATGCGGGAACGGGCGCAGGCGCTCGGCGGCACGTTCATCGCGATGCCGTCCCGCGGCGGCTTCGAGGTGTCCGCGACCTTCCCGCTCCGTGCCGTGCTGGACCCGGGCGCCGCCCCGACCACCCGTCCCTGACCCGACCAAAGGCTGGCCCTTCTTGATCAAGGTTTTGATCGCCGACGACCAGGCGATGGTGCGCGAGGGGTTCGGCGCGCTGCTGGCCGCGCAGCCGGACCTGCTGGTCGTCGGCTCGGCCGCGAACGGCGAACAGGCCGTGGCCGAGACGCGT
It encodes:
- a CDS encoding HAD-IIA family hydrolase, translated to MGAERKPVESWLTDMDGVLVHEGLPVPGAPEFINRLRSSGKPFLILTNNSIYTPRDLHARLSRMGFEVPESAIWTAALATAQFLSDQRPGGTAYVIGEAGLTTAMHAVGYILSDYDPDYVVLGETRTYSFEAITKAVRLINDGAKFICTNPDPTGPSVEGALPAAGSVAAMISKATGVDPYFVGKPNPMMMRSALNTIEAHSETTAMIGDRMDTDVLCGLEAGLHTILVLSGISDEAEADRYPYRPSRVVNSVADLIDEI
- a CDS encoding ferrochelatase; amino-acid sequence: MGYDALLVMSFGGPEGPDDVMPFLENVVRGRGVPRERLLEVAEHYLHFGGVSPINQQCRDLIAAIKADFAANGVDLPVYWGNRNWHPMMADTLARMKADGIRTALGFATSAYGGYSSCRQYWEDISKAQAVVGDGAPQVHKLRQFWDHPGFVEPHADALRDALGRLDPARRDSTRIVFTAHSIPNSMAATAGPTGGRYEAQLQETAALVAAAAGTDVPWDLVWQSRSGPPQVPWLEPDINDHLTALAEKGVTDVAVSPIGFVSDHLEVIWDLDNEASDTAAELGLGYARAGTPGHDPRYVTMVRELVTERLSEPPSDGPRAPFTAPEPVCASAPGRRLGSIPVWDYCAVDCCKPPARPAR
- a CDS encoding Lrp/AsnC family transcriptional regulator, which produces MPNFDTVNRRLLAELQRNARQTNRELARIIGTAESTCLERVRLLHADGIITGHHTEVDLPAIGRPVQAIIGVRLSPKTRAAVDEFRSLALSLPETLAAFHTAGGDDFLVHVAVPGTGALDSLVLDRLAAHRAVAELRTTLVYEHLRRRPVEPLL
- the fabI gene encoding enoyl-ACP reductase FabI, translated to MSGLLEGKRLLITGVLTDQSIAFSTAKLAQEAGAEVVLTGFGRLSLVERTAKRLPKPVPVIELDVSNSEHLAGLADKVREHVDGLDGVVHSIGFAPQSCLGGGFMDAPWEDVATAVQVSTYSYPALAKACQPLMGPGSGIVGLTFDATVAWPVYDWMGVAKAGLESANRYLALHLGKEGIRSNLVSAGPLRTMAAKSIPGFDQFEDEWTKRAPIKWDLYDTEPAAKAILALLSDWFPATTGEIVHVDGGYHAIGA
- a CDS encoding sensor histidine kinase, whose amino-acid sequence is MLRSTPWRDLGRLLGGPDVPAPPPRPGTFRHRARPFAVLLLVLLVGAGTAAGAAYIQSERAVSVEQSIIVAAPGVLPLLLVFRRPLIAWRLTYAAMFAGALWKNPAEDWPWHPVQSIVTLLVFAVVASRVKAGMVFWIGLLALLPIGTFTGDQAWPGVWLLYLVALVLGDQVRRRTRAEQSLEAQEEITDLARAQRAVLEERARIAREMHDVVAHHMSMIAVRAETAPYRLAELSDPAKEEFAAIAGAARETLADMRRLLGVLRTSREEDPQLAPQPTLADLPALITAASEAGMPVTLEMDEIEPAPPEPVSLAAYRIVQEAVANAGRHAPGAVVRVTVRVEEQTLHVTVANGAVPATADPGPRVIGGTGHGLMGMRERAQALGGTFIAMPSRGGFEVSATFPLRAVLDPGAAPTTRP
- the fabG gene encoding 3-oxoacyl-[acyl-carrier-protein] reductase, which encodes MARTVLVTGGNRGIGLAIAQAFAKQGDRVAITHRGTGAPDGDLFGVQCDMTDPASIDAAFTEVEEKLGPVEVLVANAGMTADTLLLRMTDEQFTDVVETNLTGAFRVAKRATPKMVRARWGRMIFISSVVGLSGNPGQVNYAASKAGLVGVARSIARELASRNITANVVAPGFIDTAMTDVLSDERKAEIRKQIPLGRMATPEEVASVVTWLAGDGAVYVTGAVIPVDGGMGMGH
- a CDS encoding Asp23/Gls24 family envelope stress response protein, which translates into the protein MTDVADNGATRGTTSVDDEVVEKIAAAAARAVPGVTDLGGDVARFFNTVFDRVGLDKVGDATRGVNAKITGTAAEINVVLVIEAGSVVADVTEAVRVAVIEAVEKYGLTVSAVNVKVDDIEVDGTATSV